The following are encoded together in the Streptomyces sp. NBC_00341 genome:
- a CDS encoding NUDIX hydrolase, producing the protein MNGTVRAAGCVLWRRPHPPAVPDTGAPAVGVELCLVHRPRYDDWSFPKGKLKRGESPRDAALREVLEETGHHCVPGAVLPMVRYVANGRPKEVTYWSAEATAGSFVPNREVDAVLWLPPEAARARLTHPRDRALLDTAQSLRTLPQA; encoded by the coding sequence ATGAACGGCACGGTCCGGGCGGCGGGGTGTGTGCTCTGGCGCCGCCCGCACCCGCCCGCCGTGCCCGATACGGGTGCGCCCGCCGTCGGCGTCGAGCTCTGTCTCGTACACAGGCCGCGATACGACGACTGGTCCTTCCCCAAAGGAAAGCTGAAGCGCGGCGAATCCCCGAGGGACGCGGCGCTGCGCGAGGTCCTGGAGGAGACGGGCCACCACTGCGTGCCGGGCGCCGTGCTGCCCATGGTCCGGTACGTCGCGAACGGGCGCCCGAAAGAGGTCACGTACTGGTCCGCCGAGGCGACCGCGGGCTCCTTCGTGCCGAACCGTGAGGTTGACGCCGTGCTGTGGCTCCCGCCGGAGGCCGCCCGCGCCCGCCTGACCCACCCGCGCGACCGCGCCCTGCTGGACACGGCCCAGTCCCTGCGCACCTTGCCGCAGGCGTAA
- a CDS encoding RNA degradosome polyphosphate kinase: MSQQPSSEVPVQPAAQPSVGSLAAHRPHAVATPARTGSTLSTAADLDPDIDADADAYEPDVDGDELPQGRFLDRERSWLAFNERVLELAEDPSTPLLERANFLAIFASNLDEFFMVRVAGLKRRIATGVATRSASGLQPREVLDLIWTRSRELMARHAACYQQDVAPALSDEGIQLIRWPELTEKEQARLFTFFRQRVFPVLTPLAVDPAHPFPYISGLSLNLAVVVRNPVSGHRHFARVKVPPLLTRFLEASPQRYVPIEDVIAAHLEELFPGMEVLAHHMFRVTRNEDLEVEEDDAENLLQALEKELMRRRFGPPVRLEVEESIDPYVLDLLVRELKVSDAEVYPLPGPLDLTGLFGIASLDRPELKFPKFIAGTHRDLAEVESASAPDIFAALRERDVLLHHPYDSFSTSVQAFLEQAAGDPDVLAIKQTLYRTSGDSPIVDALIDAAESGKQVLVLVEIKARFDEQANIKWARKLEEAGCHVVYGLVGLKTHCKLSLVVRQESDTLRRYSHVGTGNYHPKTARLYEDLGLLTADPQVGADLSDLFNRLSGYSRRETYRRLLVAPKSLRDGLIARINKEIAHQRAGRPAYVRVKVNSMVDEAIIDACYRAAQAGVPVDIWVRGICAIRPGVTGLSENIRVRSILGRFLEHSRVFSFGNGGEPEVWFGSADMMHRNLDRRIEALVRVTDPAHRAALSRLLETGMADTTSSWHLGPDGNWTRHATDAEGRPLRHVQEMLIDARRRRRATP; the protein is encoded by the coding sequence ATGAGCCAGCAGCCCAGCTCCGAGGTCCCGGTCCAGCCCGCCGCTCAGCCGTCCGTCGGCTCCCTCGCCGCACACCGGCCGCACGCCGTCGCCACCCCCGCCCGCACCGGCTCCACCCTGTCCACGGCGGCCGATCTGGACCCCGACATCGACGCCGACGCCGACGCGTACGAGCCCGATGTCGACGGGGACGAGCTGCCGCAGGGCCGGTTCCTGGACCGCGAACGCAGCTGGCTCGCGTTCAACGAACGCGTTCTGGAACTGGCCGAGGACCCCTCGACCCCCCTCCTCGAACGGGCTAATTTCCTCGCCATCTTCGCCTCGAACCTGGACGAGTTCTTCATGGTCCGGGTGGCGGGCCTGAAACGCCGGATCGCGACGGGTGTCGCCACCCGTTCCGCGTCCGGGCTCCAGCCCCGCGAGGTCCTCGACCTGATCTGGACCCGCTCGCGCGAACTCATGGCCCGGCACGCAGCCTGCTACCAGCAGGACGTCGCGCCCGCCCTGTCCGACGAGGGCATCCAGCTGATCCGCTGGCCCGAGCTGACCGAGAAGGAGCAGGCCCGCCTGTTCACGTTCTTCCGGCAGCGCGTCTTCCCCGTACTGACCCCCCTCGCGGTCGACCCGGCGCACCCCTTCCCGTACATCTCAGGCCTCTCGCTCAACCTCGCCGTCGTCGTACGCAACCCGGTCAGCGGCCACCGCCACTTCGCCCGGGTCAAGGTCCCGCCGCTGCTGACCCGCTTCCTGGAGGCCTCCCCGCAGCGCTACGTCCCCATCGAGGACGTCATCGCCGCCCACCTGGAGGAGCTCTTCCCGGGCATGGAGGTGCTCGCGCACCACATGTTCCGGGTCACCAGGAACGAGGACCTGGAGGTCGAGGAGGACGACGCGGAGAACCTCCTCCAGGCCCTGGAGAAGGAGCTGATGCGCCGCCGCTTCGGCCCGCCGGTCCGCCTTGAGGTCGAGGAGTCCATCGACCCGTACGTGCTGGACCTGCTGGTCCGCGAGCTGAAGGTGTCCGACGCCGAGGTCTACCCGCTGCCCGGACCGCTCGACCTCACCGGTCTTTTCGGCATAGCGTCGCTGGACCGGCCGGAGCTGAAGTTCCCCAAGTTCATCGCCGGCACCCACCGCGATCTGGCCGAGGTCGAGTCCGCCTCCGCGCCCGACATCTTCGCCGCCCTGCGCGAACGCGACGTCCTGCTGCACCACCCGTACGACTCCTTCTCCACCTCCGTCCAGGCCTTCCTGGAACAGGCGGCGGGCGACCCGGACGTCCTCGCGATCAAGCAGACCCTGTACCGGACCTCGGGCGACTCCCCGATAGTGGACGCCCTCATCGACGCCGCCGAGTCCGGCAAGCAGGTCCTCGTCCTCGTCGAGATCAAGGCCCGCTTCGACGAGCAGGCCAACATCAAGTGGGCGCGCAAGCTGGAGGAGGCGGGCTGCCACGTCGTCTACGGGCTCGTCGGCCTCAAGACGCACTGCAAGCTCTCGCTCGTCGTCCGCCAGGAGAGCGACACCCTGCGCCGCTACTCGCACGTCGGCACCGGCAACTACCACCCCAAGACGGCCCGGCTGTACGAGGACCTCGGCCTGCTCACCGCCGACCCGCAGGTCGGCGCGGACCTCTCCGACCTCTTCAACCGGCTCTCCGGCTACTCCCGCCGCGAGACCTACCGCCGGCTGCTGGTCGCCCCGAAGTCGCTGCGCGACGGACTGATCGCCCGGATCAACAAGGAGATCGCGCACCAGCGGGCCGGCCGCCCCGCCTACGTCCGCGTCAAGGTCAACTCGATGGTCGACGAAGCGATCATCGACGCCTGCTACCGGGCCGCGCAGGCGGGCGTCCCGGTCGACATCTGGGTACGCGGCATCTGCGCGATCCGCCCCGGCGTCACCGGCCTCTCCGAGAACATCCGGGTCCGCTCGATACTGGGCCGCTTCCTCGAACACTCCCGGGTGTTCTCCTTCGGCAACGGCGGCGAACCCGAAGTCTGGTTCGGCAGCGCCGACATGATGCACCGCAACCTCGACCGCCGCATCGAGGCCCTCGTCAGGGTCACCGACCCCGCCCACCGGGCCGCGCTCAGCCGCCTCCTGGAGACGGGCATGGCCGACACCACCTCCTCCTGGCACCTGGGCCCCGACGGGAACTGGACCCGGCACGCCACGGACGCGGAGGGCCGGCCGCTGCGGCACGTACAGGAAATGCTCATTGACGCCCGGAGGCGCCGGCGTGCGACGCCCTGA
- the pstA gene encoding phosphate ABC transporter permease PstA has translation MSHSPTSVQDRQRSIPPARRNSLSSRTLPRLAPLGFAAVSIALGVGLGAAAGWHSRVQWGLVSALFFLVISYVATSVVENRRQAKDRLATSLVWVCFLIAIVPLASLLWTTVSRGSGRLDIYFLTHSMAGVLGSEDSGGVYHALIGTLEQVGIATVISAPLGLLTAVYLVEYGKGPLARAVTFFVDVMTGIPSIVAGLFILSIMLIAGLEPSGLMGALALTILMIPVVVRSTEEMLKLVPNELREASLALGIPKWRTILKVVLPTAIGGIATGVMLAIARIAGETAPIILLVFGSQLINPNPFEGAQSSLPFYIYEQYKIGETASYDRAWAAALVLIAFVMILNLVARGIARWKAPKTGR, from the coding sequence ATGAGCCACTCACCCACCAGCGTCCAGGACCGGCAGAGGTCGATACCGCCCGCCCGGCGCAACAGCCTCAGCAGCCGTACGCTGCCCCGGCTGGCACCGCTCGGCTTCGCCGCCGTCTCGATCGCCCTGGGCGTCGGCCTCGGCGCGGCCGCCGGCTGGCACAGCCGCGTCCAGTGGGGCCTGGTCTCCGCGCTGTTCTTCCTGGTGATCTCGTACGTCGCGACCAGCGTCGTGGAGAACCGGCGACAGGCCAAGGACCGCCTCGCCACCAGCCTGGTGTGGGTCTGCTTCCTGATCGCGATCGTCCCGCTGGCCTCGCTGCTCTGGACGACCGTCAGCCGGGGCTCCGGACGCCTGGACATCTACTTCCTCACCCACTCGATGGCCGGTGTGCTCGGCTCCGAGGACAGCGGCGGTGTCTACCACGCGCTGATCGGCACGCTGGAACAGGTCGGCATCGCCACGGTGATCTCCGCCCCGCTCGGCCTGCTCACCGCGGTCTACCTGGTGGAGTACGGCAAGGGCCCGCTCGCCAGGGCCGTCACCTTCTTCGTCGACGTGATGACCGGCATCCCGTCCATCGTCGCCGGTCTGTTCATCCTCTCGATCATGCTGATCGCGGGCCTGGAGCCCTCCGGCCTGATGGGCGCGCTGGCCCTGACGATCCTGATGATCCCGGTCGTGGTCCGCTCCACGGAGGAGATGCTGAAGCTCGTACCGAACGAGCTCCGCGAGGCCTCCCTCGCCCTCGGCATCCCGAAGTGGCGCACCATCCTGAAGGTGGTCCTGCCGACCGCGATCGGCGGCATCGCCACCGGCGTCATGCTCGCCATCGCCCGGATCGCCGGCGAGACCGCCCCGATCATCCTGCTGGTCTTCGGCAGCCAGCTGATCAACCCGAACCCCTTCGAAGGCGCCCAGTCCTCACTGCCGTTCTACATCTACGAGCAGTACAAGATCGGCGAGACCGCGTCGTACGACCGCGCCTGGGCCGCCGCCCTGGTCCTGATCGCCTTCGTCATGATCCTCAATCTGGTGGCCCGCGGCATCGCCCGCTGGAAGGCCCCGAAGACCGGCCGCTGA
- the pstS gene encoding phosphate ABC transporter substrate-binding protein PstS: MKLQRKNRLRATALGALAVSGALVLTACGSDNNSGGDTGGSGGKTKAASNVKCDGAKGQLRASGSSAQKNAMDLWVKDYMAACSGVEINYNSSSSGEGIVAFNQGTVGFAGSDSALKPEEVADSKKTCKTGQGINLPMVGGPIAVGFHLEGVDSLTLDASTLAKIFDTKIKKWNDQAIAKLNPGAKLPDKAIQPFHRSEDSGTTQNLGKYLAATAPSDWKYEAEKKWPAPGGQAASGSSGVATQVKAVDGSIGYFELSYAASQKITTVDINTGGAAPVKASSENASKAIAAAKIAGTGKDLALDLDYTTKAEGAYPLVLVTYEVVCDTGNKADTLGTVKSFLTYTASTEGQQILTDAGYAPIPEAINAKVRETVSGLS, translated from the coding sequence GTGAAGCTTCAGCGCAAGAACCGGCTTCGTGCCACCGCGCTCGGTGCCCTCGCCGTCTCCGGCGCCCTGGTCCTCACGGCGTGCGGTTCGGACAACAACAGCGGCGGCGACACCGGCGGGAGCGGCGGCAAGACGAAGGCCGCCTCGAACGTCAAGTGCGACGGCGCCAAGGGCCAGCTGCGCGCCTCCGGCTCCAGCGCCCAGAAGAACGCCATGGACCTGTGGGTCAAGGACTACATGGCCGCCTGTTCCGGCGTGGAGATCAACTACAACTCCTCCTCGTCCGGCGAGGGCATCGTCGCCTTCAACCAGGGCACCGTCGGCTTCGCCGGCTCCGACTCGGCGCTGAAGCCCGAGGAGGTCGCCGACTCGAAGAAGACCTGCAAGACCGGCCAGGGCATCAACCTCCCGATGGTCGGCGGCCCGATCGCGGTCGGCTTCCACCTCGAAGGTGTCGACAGCCTGACGCTGGACGCCTCGACCCTCGCCAAGATCTTCGACACGAAGATCAAGAAGTGGAACGACCAGGCGATCGCCAAGCTCAACCCCGGCGCCAAGCTCCCGGACAAGGCCATCCAGCCCTTCCACCGCTCCGAGGACTCCGGCACCACCCAGAACCTGGGCAAGTACCTCGCCGCCACCGCCCCGAGCGACTGGAAGTACGAGGCCGAGAAGAAGTGGCCGGCCCCCGGTGGCCAGGCCGCGTCCGGCTCCTCCGGCGTCGCCACCCAGGTGAAGGCGGTCGACGGGTCGATCGGCTACTTCGAGCTCTCCTACGCGGCCTCGCAGAAGATCACCACGGTCGACATCAACACCGGCGGCGCCGCCCCGGTCAAGGCCTCCTCCGAGAACGCCTCCAAGGCCATCGCCGCCGCCAAGATCGCGGGCACCGGCAAGGACCTGGCGCTCGACCTCGACTACACCACCAAGGCCGAGGGCGCCTACCCGCTGGTCCTGGTGACGTACGAGGTCGTCTGCGACACCGGCAACAAGGCCGACACCCTCGGCACGGTCAAGTCCTTCCTGACCTACACCGCCTCCACCGAGGGCCAGCAGATCCTCACCGACGCCGGCTACGCCCCGATCCCCGAGGCCATCAACGCCAAGGTCCGCGAGACGGTCTCCGGCCTCTCGTAA
- a CDS encoding GntR family transcriptional regulator — MAQPAAVEYRIDRRSGIATYLQIVQQTKQALRLNLLKPGDRLPTAREVVEATAINPNTVLKAYRELEREGLVEARRGLGTFVTRTLGGAAAAADAPLRAELADWARRARAAGLDKDDVSALFTAVLNKTFEGEQAG; from the coding sequence ATGGCACAGCCCGCAGCAGTCGAGTACCGCATCGACCGGCGCAGCGGCATCGCCACGTACCTCCAGATCGTCCAGCAGACCAAACAGGCCCTGCGCCTGAATCTGCTGAAGCCCGGCGACCGGCTGCCCACCGCACGCGAGGTCGTGGAGGCCACCGCCATCAACCCGAACACCGTGCTCAAGGCCTACCGGGAGCTGGAGCGCGAAGGGCTCGTCGAGGCCCGGCGCGGCCTCGGCACCTTCGTCACCCGCACCCTCGGCGGCGCGGCGGCGGCCGCCGACGCCCCGCTGCGCGCCGAACTCGCCGACTGGGCCCGCCGTGCCCGCGCCGCCGGGCTGGACAAGGACGACGTGAGCGCGCTCTTCACCGCCGTACTGAACAAGACCTTCGAGGGAGAACAGGCCGGATGA
- a CDS encoding inorganic phosphate transporter: protein MDTFVLVVTIGVALGFTYTNGFHDSANAIATSVSTRALTPRAALAMAAVMNLAGAFLGSGVAKTVSEGLIATPEGDKGMGILFAALVGAIIWNLVTWYFGLPSSSSHALFGGMVGAALAGGTLVHWDGVLDKVVIPMFISPVIGLVVGYLVMVAIMWMFRRSNPHKAKRGFRIAQTVSAAGMALGHGLQDAQKTMGIVVMALVISGHETYSDPIPVWVKLVCALMLSLGTYAGGWRIMRTLGRKIIELDPPQGFAAETTGASIMFGSAFLFHAPISTTHVITSAIMGVGATKRVNAVRWGVAKNIILGWFITMPAAALVAGASYGVVVLLFG from the coding sequence GTGGACACCTTTGTACTGGTCGTGACCATCGGCGTCGCGCTCGGCTTCACGTATACGAACGGCTTCCACGACTCCGCGAACGCCATCGCCACCTCGGTCTCCACCCGGGCGCTCACCCCGCGTGCGGCGCTGGCCATGGCGGCGGTGATGAACCTCGCCGGTGCGTTCCTCGGCAGCGGGGTCGCCAAGACCGTCAGCGAGGGCCTGATCGCGACGCCGGAGGGCGACAAGGGGATGGGAATCCTCTTCGCCGCGCTGGTCGGCGCGATCATCTGGAACCTGGTCACCTGGTACTTCGGCCTGCCGTCGTCGTCCTCCCATGCCCTGTTCGGCGGCATGGTCGGCGCGGCGCTCGCGGGCGGGACGCTGGTGCACTGGGACGGGGTGCTCGACAAGGTCGTCATCCCGATGTTCATCTCGCCGGTGATCGGCCTGGTGGTCGGTTATCTGGTGATGGTCGCCATCATGTGGATGTTCCGTAGGTCCAACCCGCACAAGGCCAAGCGCGGTTTCCGGATCGCGCAGACGGTGTCGGCCGCGGGCATGGCGCTCGGTCACGGTCTCCAGGACGCGCAGAAGACGATGGGCATCGTGGTGATGGCCCTGGTCATCTCCGGCCACGAGACGTACAGCGACCCGATCCCGGTCTGGGTCAAGCTCGTCTGCGCGCTGATGCTGTCGCTCGGTACGTACGCGGGCGGCTGGCGCATCATGCGTACGCTCGGCCGCAAGATCATCGAGCTGGACCCGCCGCAGGGCTTCGCCGCGGAGACGACGGGGGCGTCGATCATGTTCGGCTCCGCGTTCCTGTTCCACGCGCCGATCTCGACGACGCACGTCATCACCTCGGCGATCATGGGTGTGGGCGCCACGAAGCGGGTGAACGCGGTGCGGTGGGGTGTCGCGAAGAACATCATCCTGGGGTGGTTCATCACGATGCCGGCCGCGGCGCTTGTCGCCGGCGCCAGCTACGGGGTTGTCGTCCTGTTGTTCGGATGA
- a CDS encoding CHAD domain-containing protein — protein MRRPDHQTQTDLTAGAVLAPYLRAQAADFLRSLRLHRENSAPTDAGPQAAEQAACALRRSSRRIGGTLHTFRAALDPLWAEQLRTELAWLSGTLAREHAYADRLNRLLDALHGLSGTPLPAARTSSGNGATKERAGLGVGAARAGALLERQLTLARTRAHSAALQALGSSRFHAVADAVALLASEVPLAPAASAPAAELLAEPADRAEQRLLGAVAALASGTAAEPYNEAQDASWHRTRLLLRLHRYAHEVVRGAPDPVLAGPGHALDLHRDASEAAAAAASAARTPRIAPATAYALGVLHADQRHEVEAARAVFRETWPYAAAVTAR, from the coding sequence GTGCGACGCCCTGACCACCAGACCCAGACGGACCTGACCGCGGGGGCGGTGCTCGCGCCGTATCTCCGGGCGCAGGCAGCGGACTTCCTGCGGAGTCTGCGCCTGCACCGCGAGAACAGTGCCCCCACGGACGCCGGTCCGCAGGCCGCGGAGCAGGCCGCCTGCGCGCTGCGCCGCTCGTCCCGCCGGATCGGCGGCACCCTGCACACCTTCCGCGCCGCGCTCGACCCGCTCTGGGCCGAGCAGCTGCGCACCGAACTGGCCTGGCTGTCCGGCACCCTGGCCCGCGAGCACGCCTACGCGGACCGGCTGAACCGGCTCCTCGACGCGCTGCACGGACTGTCCGGGACACCCCTGCCGGCGGCCCGCACCTCCTCCGGCAACGGCGCCACGAAGGAGCGCGCCGGCCTCGGCGTCGGTGCGGCGCGCGCCGGCGCACTGCTGGAACGCCAGCTGACCCTCGCCCGGACCCGCGCGCACTCCGCCGCGCTCCAGGCCCTCGGCTCCTCCCGCTTCCACGCGGTGGCCGACGCGGTCGCGCTGCTCGCCTCCGAGGTCCCGCTCGCCCCCGCGGCCTCCGCGCCCGCCGCCGAACTGCTGGCCGAGCCCGCGGACCGGGCCGAACAGCGGCTGCTCGGCGCGGTGGCCGCCCTCGCGTCCGGCACCGCGGCCGAGCCGTACAACGAGGCGCAGGACGCGTCCTGGCACCGGACCCGGCTGCTGCTGCGCCTGCACCGGTACGCCCACGAGGTGGTGCGCGGCGCCCCCGACCCGGTCCTGGCCGGCCCGGGGCACGCCCTCGACCTGCACCGGGACGCGTCGGAGGCGGCCGCCGCGGCGGCCTCTGCCGCCCGTACGCCACGGATCGCACCGGCGACCGCGTACGCCCTGGGCGTGCTCCACGCCGACCAGCGCCACGAGGTGGAGGCGGCGCGCGCGGTGTTCCGGGAGACGTGGCCGTACGCGGCGGCCGTGACCGCACGATGA
- the pstC gene encoding phosphate ABC transporter permease subunit PstC: MASTTQTETPPARPGGPSRPRPAGRLGDRIFLGLSQGSGILLLVLMASIAVFLSYRAALAISEDEGNFFTTFDWNPAGSPPVFGIAVLLFGTVVSSIIAMLIAVPIAVGIALFISHYAPRKLAGPIAYVVDLLAAVPSIVYGIWGALVLVPYLEGLNLWLDQFFGWTYIFEKTEVGVARSLFTVGILLAIMILPIVTSVSREVFLQVPKMNEEAALALGATRWEVIRLSVLPFGRSGVISASMLGLGRALGETMAVATVLSPNFLISLHVLNPGGGTFAQNIAAKFGEADAFGRDALIASGLVLFVLTLLVNGAARLIIARRKEYSGANA, from the coding sequence ATGGCTTCCACCACACAGACAGAGACACCACCGGCCAGGCCGGGCGGGCCATCCCGCCCCCGGCCGGCCGGGCGCCTCGGCGACCGGATATTCCTGGGCCTGTCACAGGGCTCCGGCATCCTGCTGCTCGTGCTCATGGCGTCGATCGCCGTGTTCCTCAGCTACCGCGCCGCCCTCGCCATCTCCGAGGACGAAGGCAACTTCTTCACCACCTTCGACTGGAACCCGGCAGGCAGTCCCCCCGTCTTCGGCATCGCGGTCCTGCTCTTCGGGACCGTCGTCAGCTCGATCATCGCGATGCTCATCGCGGTTCCGATCGCTGTCGGCATCGCCCTCTTCATCTCGCACTACGCGCCGCGCAAGCTGGCCGGCCCGATCGCGTACGTCGTCGATCTGCTCGCCGCGGTGCCCAGCATCGTCTACGGCATCTGGGGCGCGCTCGTCCTGGTGCCGTACCTCGAAGGCCTGAACCTCTGGCTCGACCAGTTCTTCGGCTGGACGTACATCTTCGAGAAGACCGAGGTCGGCGTCGCCCGCTCGCTCTTCACCGTCGGCATCCTGCTCGCGATCATGATCCTGCCGATCGTGACCAGCGTCAGCCGCGAGGTCTTCCTCCAGGTCCCGAAGATGAACGAGGAAGCCGCGCTCGCGCTCGGCGCCACCCGCTGGGAGGTCATCCGCCTCTCGGTGCTGCCCTTCGGCCGCTCCGGCGTGATCTCCGCGTCGATGCTGGGCCTGGGCCGGGCGCTCGGCGAGACGATGGCCGTCGCCACGGTGCTGTCCCCGAACTTCCTGATCTCGCTGCACGTGCTCAACCCGGGCGGCGGGACGTTCGCCCAGAACATCGCCGCGAAGTTCGGCGAGGCCGACGCGTTCGGGCGTGACGCCCTGATCGCCTCCGGCCTGGTCCTCTTCGTCCTCACCCTGCTGGTCAACGGCGCCGCGCGGCTCATCATCGCCCGCCGCAAGGAGTACTCGGGGGCCAACGCATGA
- a CDS encoding DUF47 domain-containing protein, whose product MRFRLTPRETSFYDMFSASADNIVTGSKLLMELLGADSASRVEIAERMRAAEHAGDDATHAIFHQLNSSFITPFDREDIYNLASSLDDIMDFMEEAVDLVVLYQVDELPKGVEQQVEVLARAAELTAAAMPNLRTMDNLTEYWIEVNRLENQADQIHRKLLAQLFNGKYDAMEVLKLKQIVDVLEEAADAFEHVANTVETIAVKES is encoded by the coding sequence GTGCGCTTTCGTCTGACCCCCAGGGAGACGAGCTTCTACGACATGTTCTCCGCGTCTGCGGACAACATCGTCACGGGCTCGAAACTCCTGATGGAACTGCTCGGGGCGGATTCTGCCTCCCGAGTCGAGATCGCGGAGCGTATGCGGGCAGCGGAGCACGCGGGGGATGACGCCACCCACGCGATCTTCCACCAGCTGAACTCCTCCTTCATTACGCCGTTCGACCGCGAGGACATTTACAATCTCGCATCGTCGCTCGACGACATCATGGACTTCATGGAGGAGGCAGTCGACCTGGTCGTGCTGTACCAGGTCGATGAGCTCCCGAAGGGTGTCGAGCAGCAGGTCGAGGTGCTGGCACGGGCGGCGGAACTGACCGCCGCGGCGATGCCGAACCTGCGGACCATGGACAACCTCACCGAGTACTGGATCGAGGTCAACCGCCTGGAGAACCAGGCCGACCAGATCCACCGCAAGCTGCTCGCGCAGCTCTTCAACGGCAAGTACGACGCCATGGAGGTGCTGAAGCTGAAGCAGATCGTGGACGTGCTGGAAGAGGCTGCCGACGCATTCGAGCACGTCGCGAACACGGTGGAGACCATCGCGGTCAAGGAGTCCTGA
- the pstB gene encoding phosphate ABC transporter ATP-binding protein PstB — translation MAKRIDISGLSAYYGAHKAIDDISMTVEPRSVTAFIGPSGCGKSTFLRTLNRMHEVTPGGRVEGKVLLDDENLYGANVDPVTVRRTVGMVFQRPNPFPTMSIFDNVAAGLRLNGSYRKSALNDIVEKSLRGANLWNEVKDRLNKPGSGLSGGQQQRLCIARAIAVEPDVLLMDEPCSALDPISTLAIEDLIGELKERFTIVIVTHNMQQAARVSDRTAFFNLAAVGMPGKLIEIDETERIFSNPSVQATEDYISGRFG, via the coding sequence ATGGCCAAGCGCATCGACATCAGTGGCCTCTCGGCCTACTACGGCGCCCACAAGGCGATCGACGACATCTCGATGACCGTGGAGCCCCGCTCCGTGACCGCCTTCATCGGCCCGTCCGGCTGCGGAAAGTCCACCTTCCTGCGCACCCTGAACCGGATGCACGAGGTCACCCCCGGCGGCCGCGTCGAGGGCAAGGTGCTGCTGGACGACGAGAACCTGTACGGGGCGAACGTCGACCCGGTCACCGTGCGCCGCACGGTCGGCATGGTCTTCCAGCGCCCGAACCCGTTCCCCACCATGTCGATCTTCGACAACGTGGCTGCGGGCCTGCGGCTGAACGGCAGCTACCGCAAGAGCGCCCTGAACGACATCGTGGAGAAGTCGCTGCGCGGCGCGAACCTCTGGAACGAGGTCAAGGACCGGCTCAACAAGCCCGGCTCCGGTCTCTCCGGCGGCCAGCAGCAGCGGCTGTGCATCGCCCGCGCGATCGCGGTCGAGCCGGACGTGCTGCTGATGGACGAGCCGTGCTCCGCCCTCGACCCGATCTCCACCCTCGCCATCGAGGACCTGATAGGCGAGCTGAAGGAGCGCTTCACGATCGTCATCGTGACGCACAACATGCAGCAGGCGGCACGGGTCTCGGACCGCACCGCGTTCTTCAACCTCGCGGCGGTCGGCATGCCCGGCAAGCTGATCGAGATAGACGAGACGGAGCGGATCTTCTCCAACCCGTCGGTCCAGGCCACGGAGGACTACATCTCCGGCCGCTTCGGCTGA
- a CDS encoding ABC transporter ATP-binding protein: MTGAAIEAEGLGMKYRGRGGGWALRDCSFRLPAGRVCALVGPNGAGKSTLLSLAAGFLRPAEGTVRVLGSAPGDARRRMAFVAQDKPLYPQLTVTETLWAGAELNPDTWDQDVAERITEPLPGDARVRTLSGGQQTRLALALALGKRPELLLLDEPMADLDPLGRHQLMGALMAEAAERSITIVMSSHILAELEGACDYLLLVDGGRVRLGGETDDLLTAHTLLTGPVQDLAPHTVVESRTTGRRQTALVRKEGPVDTDTWETAEPSLEELLLAHLRSPEAPPLLTPSAAATTRAAVSAA; this comes from the coding sequence ATGACAGGCGCTGCGATCGAGGCCGAGGGCCTCGGCATGAAGTACCGGGGCAGGGGCGGGGGCTGGGCGCTGCGCGACTGCTCGTTCCGGCTGCCCGCCGGACGCGTATGCGCGCTCGTCGGCCCGAACGGCGCCGGGAAGTCGACCCTGTTGAGCCTGGCCGCGGGATTCCTGCGGCCGGCCGAGGGGACGGTACGGGTACTGGGCTCGGCGCCCGGCGACGCCCGCCGCCGCATGGCCTTCGTGGCCCAGGACAAGCCGCTGTACCCGCAGTTGACGGTCACCGAGACGCTCTGGGCGGGCGCCGAGCTGAACCCGGACACCTGGGACCAGGACGTCGCGGAGCGCATCACGGAGCCGCTGCCCGGTGACGCCAGGGTCCGCACCCTGTCCGGCGGCCAGCAGACCCGGCTCGCCCTGGCACTCGCCCTCGGCAAGCGGCCCGAACTACTGCTGCTGGACGAGCCGATGGCCGACCTCGACCCGCTCGGCCGGCACCAGCTGATGGGCGCCCTGATGGCCGAGGCCGCCGAGCGCTCCATCACCATCGTGATGTCCTCGCACATCCTCGCCGAGCTGGAGGGCGCCTGCGACTACCTGCTGCTCGTCGACGGCGGCCGGGTCCGCCTCGGCGGCGAGACCGACGACCTGCTCACCGCACACACCCTGCTCACCGGTCCGGTACAGGACCTCGCCCCGCACACCGTCGTCGAGTCCCGCACCACGGGACGGCGGCAGACCGCACTCGTCCGGAAGGAGGGCCCGGTGGACACCGACACCTGGGAGACCGCGGAACCGTCACTGGAGGAGCTGCTGCTGGCACACCTGCGCTCCCCCGAGGCGCCCCCGCTGCTCACGCCGAGCGCGGCGGCCACGACCCGGGCGGCGGTGAGCGCGGCATGA